The following nucleotide sequence is from Nitratidesulfovibrio termitidis HI1.
ATGCACAGCGCGGCGGAAGCGCCGGTAAGGGCCAGCACGTCGCTGTCGTTTTCCTGGTCGGCGGAAATGACGTTGGCGAGAATCTGCACTTCATCGCGGAAGCCCTTGGTGAACAGGGGGCGCACCGGACGGTCGATGAGGCGCGAGACCAGGGTTTCGCGTTCGCTGGGGCGGCCGATTTCGCGGCGGAAGAAGCTGCCGGGAATGCGGCCAGCGGCGTACATCTTTTCGGAGTAGTCCACGGTCAGCGGGAAAAAGCCCATGTCGCGTTCCATGGGCTGGGTGCACGCGGTGACCAGCACCACGGTGCCGCCGCACTGCACCCAGACCGCGCCGTGCGCCTGATTGGCGAGGCGGCCGGTCTCAAGGATGATTTCTTTTCCGCCGACAACGGCGGAGACGCGGGTAGCGTTGAAAACGCTCTGCATTGTTGCGTACCTCTTCGGTTCAGCGAAGGGGATTCCGGGGAGAAGGCCATGCTGCGACCATGACGTTCCAGTTGGTGTGTCATGGATGTGGCCGGTGCCGACTGTTGCGGCTTCCGGCATGGCACTCTTCCCGGACCCCCCTTCACACTGCGTGTTGGGGGCGACTCGGCGCCCATGCGCATGGCGCAGGGCCCGCCGTCACGCGACGGCGGGCCCCGGTCCATGGCGGATTACTTTCTGAGGCCCAGCTTCTCGATCAGCGCACGGTAGCGCTGAACGTCCTTGGCCTTCAGGTACTTGAGGAGCTTGCGACGCTGACCGACCATCTTCAGCAGGCCGGTACGCGAATGAAAGTCCTTCTTGTGCGTCTTGAAGTGCCCGGTGAGCTGTTCGATGCGGGCGGTGAGCAGGGCAACCTGCACTTCGGGCGAACCGGTGTCGCCTTCATGCTTGGCGTGCACATCAATGATGCTCTTCTTCTGATCGACGTCCATGACCACAGCTGTATCCTCCAAAGTGGATGTTATTGACTCCACAGTCCCCGAAGCACGGTCCAGACCGGCTGCGCGTTCACGATGCGCGTCTCGGCCAGGGCCACGGGCGTGTCGTCCGGAGCGAGCATGATGGCCTTCAGGCCTTCGGCGAATGGCAGTTGCGCCATGGCCTCGGGCTCGTAAGGCAGGGCCGTCCCGTTGCGTACCGCCGCCTCCTGCGCCGCGCCTATGCGCAGCTTGGGCCAGTGGGGCAGGGCTCGCGTGACGGGTATGACCCGCTCCGGCAACCGCTCGGGCTCGGCCAGCACGGCATCAAGCTCGTGCGCCTCGTCAATACCGAACGGGTGACTGTACTCCCGGGTCAGTTCCGTAAGCATGGCGCCGCACCCTAAACGCATCCCCAAGCTGTGGGCCAGGGACCGTATGTAGGTGCCGGAACTGCACGTTACCCGGAAGGTCGCGGACGGCAGGTCGCACGATACGACCTGTGCCCGCGAAATTTCGACGGTCTTCGTCTTTACCGGCGTCTCGCGCCCCGCACGGGACAGCTTGTAAAGGGGCTGCCCCTGATGCTTGGCGGCGGAGTAGGGCGGCACTTCCTGTTCGGTGCTGCCCAGCCAGTTTTCCACCTCGCGCCGGATGTCGTCCGGGGTCACGTGGTCGTACGGGGCGGTGGCCGTCACGCTGCCTTCCGCGTCCCACGTATCGGTGGTGGTGCCAAGGCGAAGGGTGCCAAGATACACCTTTTCGCCGTCGGCCATCAGGTGGCCGGAAATCTTTGTGGCATGCCCCAACAGCACAAGGAGCACCCCCCTCGCCATGGGGTCGAGGGTGCCCGCGTGCCCGATC
It contains:
- the truB gene encoding tRNA pseudouridine(55) synthase TruB, which translates into the protein MAVLPAQQHGLLVLNKPQGPTSAQCIARVKRLGQKKIGHAGTLDPMARGVLLVLLGHATKISGHLMADGEKVYLGTLRLGTTTDTWDAEGSVTATAPYDHVTPDDIRREVENWLGSTEQEVPPYSAAKHQGQPLYKLSRAGRETPVKTKTVEISRAQVVSCDLPSATFRVTCSSGTYIRSLAHSLGMRLGCGAMLTELTREYSHPFGIDEAHELDAVLAEPERLPERVIPVTRALPHWPKLRIGAAQEAAVRNGTALPYEPEAMAQLPFAEGLKAIMLAPDDTPVALAETRIVNAQPVWTVLRGLWSQ
- the rpsO gene encoding 30S ribosomal protein S15, translating into MVMDVDQKKSIIDVHAKHEGDTGSPEVQVALLTARIEQLTGHFKTHKKDFHSRTGLLKMVGQRRKLLKYLKAKDVQRYRALIEKLGLRK